A stretch of DNA from Plasmodium berghei ANKA genome assembly, chromosome: 11:
ataaaaaatattatatagatagtgctaatataaattttaataatctTATGAAAAgccataaatatattaattgtaaatctaaatatatagttaaTATAGCTAGTTTACATAAATGGTTTTTTAAAGTCaagaatttatatttatcaaatattGTTTCGAACtatttaacaaataaatttccatttttaattGATCATATTGTAAATAGATCAAACTATAAGTCTTTGtgtgaatatattaaatatatcgACCAAATTAGtgctaataaaaaaacagcATATACAACTAAGGGTagtatacaaaataatagtaaaattataaacagCTTAAGTTGTtctgataaaaaatttgataatCCAAACGATTTTATTAATGCAAGTACGTCTAATACTATCTCAAGCAATAAAGATACTCAAGAAAATACCAATGCAACAGTAACAACTGCACATTCAATAAACAGTTGTGATGAAACAAATGATAAAGCTAATTGTAATAAACGTGAAATAATTTCCCATGGCCGTCCATCAAATGTACATCCAAAGAATAAAAGTGGGATCCATAATGGGcacaattttaaaatgaactcatctaaaaaaatatgcaataGTAGggatatgaaaaataagaTAGTATACAGAACCGAATcaacaaatgaaaaaattcaattttattgtGATTCAGCATCTATTTTTGAAGAAAATGctcaaatattattaaatgacAAAGACAATAGTAGTAATAGacgaaataaatatcaaaataatataacgacaaatgcaaaaaatgaccgaaaaaaaaaacattataaAATCACGGCAGCTAATTCAATATTTAAGGATGAAATTCCCGAACAAAAATTGGAAGGTAgtcataataaaaatgataaaatttcgggaaaatcaaatataaaCTTAGAAAAGAGtgataaaaacaataatactaatattagcaataatattaatcatagttataagaaaaaatatactaaGGATATTAATGATGTGAATGTTATTACTAAAAAGGGGTCAAACACATCTTATGATAAGACATTGGATAAAAAGGGGagcataataaaaaaggatGATACGCCAATATTCTATTGCGAAAATAGAGAACactttgaaaaaaatgtggcatttcaaaatttatcAGACTTTAACAAgcatattcaaaataataatgatccccaaaaaaatattaaaaaaaaaagtaaaaagatcaaaataataggcttgaatttttttaacaaaacgTCTCCTACGAcctaaattaaaaaaacacaaataAACTAGCCATCTACAAAATCAAATTGTATAGCACATACATACAtgtgtaaatattttatttgtatatatggGTGTGTTGGATTGGCGTATTTAATTGtcaaaattttattcataattttttgaaaagtATATACGTGCAAAACACTTGACCAAAAAATGAACACATTTAGTAATGGGTACAAGCTAaaactaatatatattaggaacgcctatatatattaatttcgataaatatatatattggggatttttttgcaaataaaaatttatttactttACAGGCTTTAACGTTAAACCCTGGAATGCCAAATATAAGCcgtatttttatatacctTCAAATATACGCAAATAAAATGACTCTTTATATTActcttttaatttatctaAATTTGCCACAccaaaaaacaataaattataattaaattccccttaaattttttacaatatttaAACATGCTTACCAAAAAAAGTTTTAATGCATATAAgcaatataattatatatctatTCTACTTATAAAGATTCTCCTCAATGTATTTGTGTGTGTGTGTgtggaaaataatatttttgtttcatatatttttattacttcaataaaatttcatgataattattctttttcttcTGTTTTAtcgtattttattttttctgttttttttttcttttctttattttttgttttatcaCAATTATAGTTTTATACCATTATTAGGtctatttatttattgctTATTTCTGCTCTATATATcgctatatatatataatatatttatttataatatatgcatatatattttttgtttttgtaatttttgtttatacttttttttcatattaattttttctttttatatttttctttcttaCATATTAATGTGAAGAGAGataaaaaactataaaaGACAATTGCACAAAATGCTTAAAGGGTTTTTGcgaattttaaatttaattaattctTTCCATTTCTCATacatatatctatatatagGGGTATATATGCTATATGTGGAGAGTCGTTTGTACATATATCTATATCTTTGGAATGATAAACTTTTCCATaaagaattatttattacatttattttgtgaGAATATTATCCAAAGTGTgtagaataaaaaaaataattcgtGCATCTATATATAGAGAGTGAAATAAAGAATGCGCGATACAAGAACTGGAAAAGTATAGTGTCTATACTTTCATATTTCTTAAGACGTTCAA
This window harbors:
- a CDS encoding CRAL/TRIO domain-containing protein, putative, translating into MELSRGKIIVEKKINEHTIDEDVFLFEPCEEDIYDKNNNLRYIFHNTFIRTEEEIMISEFKKYCKNKCLKINKSFFENECLRYLYSAQFDFSKAFDLIKNNYEFRLSDILPINERDIIEYINKGIMYWHGRDKKCRPIIIINLLNIELLDIQKLTNLFFFCFEFFLKYLCIPGKVENYISLIDCSGISISKFPMSTFMRLLEIMNSKYRCRLFRMYIIDAPKIFKSFGKSFLNFAPSYMTKKLKILDGNYSSYLREEILETQLEKKYGGIQENKDNAYYPFSFYSNCYSTEKNEKSSKNNSILIDIFSKMDHQIYDHIASGYSMHLKLIELGEKESIRQKYDYLKEKIYYEESGEKNKNKSINDPPDNEGTNTYSRTSTNNISSQKSSQTYKTLKKKKSKKLNLSTQDSFINNNFINCIINKKYYIDSANINFNNLMKSHKYINCKSKYIVNIASLHKWFFKVKNLYLSNIVSNYLTNKFPFLIDHIVNRSNYKSLCEYIKYIDQISANKKTAYTTKGSIQNNSKIINSLSCSDKKFDNPNDFINASTSNTISSNKDTQENTNATVTTAHSINSCDETNDKANCNKREIISHGRPSNVHPKNKSGIHNGHNFKMNSSKKICNSRDMKNKIVYRTESTNEKIQFYCDSASIFEENAQILLNDKDNSSNRRNKYQNNITTNAKNDRKKKHYKITAANSIFKDEIPEQKLEGSHNKNDKISGKSNINLEKSDKNNNTNISNNINHSYKKKYTKDINDVNVITKKGSNTSYDKTLDKKGSIIKKDDTPIFYCENREHFEKNVAFQNLSDFNKHIQNNNDPQKNIKKKSKKIKIIGLNFFNKTSPTT